From Quercus robur chromosome 8, dhQueRobu3.1, whole genome shotgun sequence:
CAACAGCTACGTCTATCCTTGCTAACGTGCTTTAGGGATTGAAAGCAGGTTGAGACAAGGGTATATCCGAGGATTACGTGGGTTGCTCGAAGTTGACCGTCCTTGTGGAGGAAGATCTTGAATTTCAAGATCCTGTTAAGGTCCTTGAAATTCACTAAGTTGTGGTTCCTAGCGATGAAATGTTTATCTGCAAGAAGtttaagaaggaaaaattaGGAGTTGGGCATAtaaacttgtaaaaaattttaaaaaattaaaaattaaaaggtcAAAAACAAGGGAAGGGGTTCTTTATGAGCCAAGGGGGAGCTGACTTTTCGGGCCTACAATCACCAAACCTGGTTCCCCATCCTTTATGGGACAGTATAGCCCATCATGCCAGTCTTCTGAAACGATCAAATAATCATCATCTATGCCTTTGTTGGTCTCGGGAAGACAAGAAATTAGCCTAATTGCAGGAACCTTAGTCTTAAAGTAATACCCCGTTTCCTTGctattttgacaaatatatacCCAATTGACATCATGATGAGATAGTTTAACACCCATCTACACTACCCAATATCCGAAAGAGGTTTGGGGAGCATTGGGTGGGGCAAAGTCTATAGAGGATTAAGAAATCCCTCGTTACCTTACCCATGGAGATCTCCATCCCATAAAGGCAATCATAGGGATGACCACAGCTTTAGTTGGTCTCTTGGTGTACCACTCCCCTAAATGACAGTGTTCTATCTCAACCCAAGCAGGAATATTGTATCTAGCCTTGAAGGTTTCCCTATCTTAAGGGTGCTCACTAGGCTAGCAAACCTACTCATcctaagaaataaaagaaagaaaaagaagaaaaataatagaaaaagggAACTCTGTCCTAAGTATGAACTTGAGGTAACTTATGAGTGCAGAAAGCTGGGCTCCTCGGGTAGACTCTTTGAGGGACAGGTCATTTTTTCTAAAGTAAGAAGAATTATCTCCACACTCCTTTATATAAGGGTAAAAAGAGTGGTAGTTTTCTCGCCCATTAATTTGGGAAAATCTTTGCCATTAGATCTCCATCACACCGTAGAACATGGAGGACACGTAGCCGCCTACTACATTAATTGCAGCGTTGAGAATACTGAAGCGTCAAGAATGTGAATGGGACAGGTGAAAAGACACTCCTACGTGGGAACGCATCCAGAATGTGCCAACCTTCCTGCCACTTACCAAAACTACACTCCCCCGAATAGCAAAAAAAGTGGAGTTTTAGGGGGCTATTGTGGGAGGGTGAGAGGCTTAAAGAAGGAATATTGCCAAATAGATCCAACCAAAGGAGAAGGTGGGCCTAACTTCTCATCAGCTCTGACCCAACACAATGATTATAACCCCAGATATTGAAACCGAGGAAGCGACCTGCCTAAGGAGTGAACACTTCTCAGAAAACTGTAAATAAGCCACCTGGGCTAGAAGACTAAAGACCGAGGAAAGAAGTAGAGACGTACAAATAAAGAAATAGGGGAAGTTTCTAGGTAAAGTACCCATCATCTCTGTATTCAATGTACTGCACCAACTCAACTCGCCGCATTAATGGCAAAAtaacccctgaacagtacccGCACAATTTGTAGCACATTCTACCACCTCCAACAATGCGCTAATGGGATGAGCATCCAAGTGAAGATTAGTGGTTGTCCAAGTAGAGGGCTGAAATGCACTTCAGGTAGCTATATAAGGAAAAGAGACTCCTCCAAAAAGGGGAATGAAGGAATTAGAGGGAAAAGTATAAAGTGTAACCAAGAACTTTATAACCGAGAAAGTGTTATCATACAAGTTAAGGCTTCTCGGACCATCCCAAGGAAGAACTTATACCAACATCTTAGTCTTTTTTCATTATCTTTCTCATGAagttttttcttgtttgctCATTCTTCTTTAATCATCTAACATAATTATTTAAGgttgaaatgtttttttttttttttaggaaaaaaaaaaaaaaaaaaacccttgatcttgataacttctacaaattaattgtattagGTCACAACTCAAAACCAAACCTTCTCACTTGGGTTGAGCTGCTGTATCTGCCGCACATAAGTTTATTCTCAAATAACATTTTGACATGAATGTTGTATATTTGATCAATCTTTCTATATCTATTTTCATACTTTATTTTGTATTgaaattataattgtttttcattttcaagtAATTGTActtttaattatcaaaataaataaataaatgattgtACCTTTAAGCAAAGTGAAATATaacttttgttaaattattCCGTAGATCGCACGGGTTAGCTACTATTATACATCAACCACAATGTACTACCTCaataaatacaagaaaagaaattacattttttttttcttattattttctttgacatccTTTCTTTTATCCACTTATCTTATATCTTATTTTGATTAAACtaaggactttttttttaatatctccAGCTGGCTTTCAtggagtcttttgggttaatattgcaaaatctgaatttaatttgcgttataggtactgtttgaacttaattggggaattgaggaaagagaaagaatttcGGCAAcagtgttgccgaaattcaacaaaagtaggagagagaaagaagaggaatttCGGCAACATTGTTACCGAAATTCCTCTGCCCAAATTCCTGCCCGGTCCTGTGTAAAAAAGCAATggcggcaatgccattgccgaaataaggaaaaaaagaaaaaaaaaatttggtaattgtggcaatggcattgccgaaaatgggggaaaaaaattgaatggaattatggcaatgtcattgccaaaaatgagaggaaaaaaaaaatgttgtcgAAATCtggaaagaaatttttaaaaaaagtgttacgttcacaatatttttataatactttcacaacaaatcacaggtgattagttattattagttcaaatttgattttaacactgagattacttttttaatctaataataacaatctgtcacttaaaatttattgtaaaaatattgtaaaaatattgtaaaaattatgtgtacctatcatttcttaaaaaaaataataataatagaattgtggcaatggaattgccgaaataggtgtagaaaattttcacctattttggcaatgccattgccgaaaatgtgagaaaaaaaaaaaaaaaaaaaaaaaaaagcaatgggACAATCCCATTGCTACAAtccttctcctccttcttcttcttcttcttctgacaaTCCCATTGCTACAATccttctcctccttttttttttttttttttttaagaattgtggcaatgggaatttcggcaatcccattgccacaattcttccccttcttttttttttttttttccttacactTTCGGCGATGGCATTTCCGAAATAGGTGAAAATTTTCTAcacctatttcggcaatcccattgccacaattatatttttttttttttttttaagaaatgataggtacacacaatttttacagcaaattttaagtggcaggttgttattattagattaaaaaagtaatctcagtgttaaaatcaaatttgaactaataataactaatcacctgtgatttgttgtgaaagtattataaaaatattgtgaacgtaacactttttttttttaatttcttcacaGATTTCgacaacaacattttttttttcctatcggcaatgacattgccataatttcattcaatttttttcccccattttcggcaatgccattgccacaattaccaaaaaaaaaaatttcttttttttcctaattttggcaatggcattgccgcaATTGCTTTTTTACACAGGACGGGCAGGAATTTGGGCAGAGGAATTTCGGTAACAGCGTTGCCGaaattcctcttctttctctctccaactttttctctttctccctcctacttttgttgaatttcggcaacactATTGCCgaaattctttctctttcctcaattccccaattaaattcaaacagtacctataacgcaaattaaattcagattttgcaatattaacccaaaagactctaaaaggaatcctagttattattattttcatcatttttaacaaataaataaggtTTTTCTTCCTATTTTGTATTTTGACTTTCTTGATCATGTTCTTTTCacaattaaaattattctttaattattcaAGATAATTACGTCAATccaactaaataaaataattgtctTAAGTACTTAGAGAAACTGGATATTATCTCTTGGAATTATCTGGTGCTTCATGTCTGccataatttgaaaatcaagcCAATAGGTATGAATTTTTCTATTAACTTTTAGTTAATCATTTAAGGaccaatcaaaatcaatttaagATAATCATAAGCAtggattaaaatcaaaattaaaatgaaaccgCTATTTAGTCTCACAAGCTATTTCAACTGGTAAGTTTAGACTCCTAAGGTTTGAGTTAAAATGAAATCTTTAGGATAGTTTCGATGGAACACTAACAATTTCTTATGATATCAATGAGTCAAATGTAGGAATCGAAAGTTGGTTTAATTACCATTTTGATGACCATTGCACCATATTCTAAAATGATCTATTGTGTATTAATTTAGTCACTaacattttaatattgtttCAAAATAGTCGTGGATGGAAAAATCTGACATCACTAACGTTGatactaaaatattaattttgatgtcACATGGAATGCcacctgatttttttttttttttttaataaaaaggaaaaagaaacagCTAGGCCAATACAGTCTATttggtttatcaaaaaaaaaaaatagtctatttgggttttgttgaaaGAGACCTGCGATGCCTACTGTCTACAGTCGGAACCCAACTTCAATTCAATCCAAAACGATAATCCTAAGCTTCAGAATGGAAAATGTAAAACCTTAAAtcaattcttaattttttttttttaaattgaacaaaaaaaattgaaaacccacTTCTTAAAAGCAAACTCAAAATCAAGACCACAAGTACATTTTAATGATCATGCTTTTGTGTTCCCTTGCACATTTGAacgatttttgtttaaaattttgtaaccgCAAGTAGAACAACTAAAAGAAATGATGTTTaagaagattaaaagagttcatAAATGAAAGCAAATTCATCGAGATTATTGTTATTTTGGGGTTCGTATAAACCTACCTGATGGTAAGATGGTTTGTTAAAAGTTGACATCATAAGTAAATTAATCAACGTATTCCCCtgtttacttatcaaaaaaaaaaaaaaaaacgtattcCCCTGTTTAACAACGATGTACATggaatataagtatataacacAGATGACCACGttctattaaatatataatatagcTAGAAAGAACCAGCGAAAGCATGGTTTCAGACACATCTAGAATCTAGATGTGAATATattgaaaagttaaaaacagCAAATGAAGGAGATACATATACTATGTAGTAATGCAATGTTTCTTCTATCATTAATGAAACAAATTGCTGCGAGTGATGTAGAAAGGAAAGCTTAAAAGAATCACTTAACTGCCAAGAAAATTTCTATTTACAACATCAACAGGCAAAGCATAAGCAGGATTGATCGCTTTTAATCCCGGATATTCAAGAAGTGAAAGTCCAGCAACAACAAAGATGAATGACTTAAGATTTGATAGATAAATGTCTTGAAAAGATTATAACCTTGATTGTCAAAGCCAGAAACCTCTAATAAAAAAGCAACATCGTGTGTATGTAGGAGAAGGATACAAAATACTTCAATACTGAAAAGATTATAACCTTCCTAGGTCTGTTGGATTTGCAACCCCCCTGTTAAAAAATGGccataaaaagaagagagagaatactCATCCAACAAAGGGGTGAAAAACCTTCAGTCTCTCCCTGTCACTGCCTACCCCAACCCTCCCAACAggttaaataatataaaaataatcataataacaGATATTATGAAATCATTCGTTGAATCAGTTTCTTGCCTTAATGATCAGCCATTTTTAAGCAGATTCCATTATTCCTTAACAAAATGCAGGGGAACATGAAAAGgtgatttaaattaaaatacaacATTAGCATTGACAACAATTTAAATGATTATCACATGCCATATCCAtagatcaaaaaagaaaaaattaaaaaggcaGTAATGTAGCATATAGTTACCAGCTACACCGAAGTACGTATGGTAGACATCTACAGCATCATCTGGTCTATCAGAAATTCCTCCATTTTCCATATCCTGAGATTTTTGACAAACCACATCTCAGAGAAattaaaatcattcaaaataataatgcAGAAATAAGATACAGGACCAACACCCTGGATTTCCCAACATGCCTAATTTGAATCCACATAGTAGCCTATTCAAACCTGGCAGTCCAAGATGAACTCAACAAGCTTTTCCTTATTGATCCAATGAACCCTGTCTTTCATGATCAAGCTAGAAAGAACCCACCATGAGTAGCAGACCTGAAGTATGCAACAAAATCAATGAGAAAGATTAAAATATGATCAATGTCTCGAAAACTAAGTCTCAATTGAAAGAGTAAAAAGATACACTGACATCAGGAAGTTTCTCAGGACGGCCATTAAGACCTCCAGATTTAACTTGCCACTCACATAACCACCACCCAAGAAGGTCCTTGTCAATACGATGCAATGACCTCGTGATAGCAAGTGCACCCACACAACAGAAAACTGCAGTACAATTAAGCAGAGAAGTTCTTTTAGATTTCAAGCCTAGATTTGACATGAAGACAAATCTCAAGTCATAATTGTTCACAGGAACtgttttttgataggtaaataagagattttattAGAAAGAAGGAATGCACCTCCAGTACACAAGATGTATGCTGGAGATACAGAATTATGACATATTACAAGAGTCTAGGAAATCAAACAAATTGGAGCTCAAGGTTTTTAAGAACCTAATATTTCAGATTTGGAGAATAAAAATTTTGGGTCTGACATACAGGCAATACCAGTTGCTACCACTTATCAATCAGCTTCACCTTGAAGTGATTAATGTTCAACACTTTTTGACTCAACTTATTTAGTTCAAAGAGTTCAAGATTGCAGGTTAGGTGAAATGAAATCAAAGAGTTTCAAGCAGCTTGAGTGAAATATCCAGCTCTAATGGAAAGTGAGGCACTTGATAAGCTAAAGGTTAAAAAGACATTATTTTCAAGTTTCAGCTGGAATTTATTGTGGAAGCTCTTCGGTGAATGTGATCACAAAGATGAGAAGTCACATGTAATTGTTTTAATCACTAAATACTTTTCTTCTGATTACAACACAGACAAATCAATTATGATGTGTACATATGCAGGATAAggctataaaacaaaaaaagctaTTCAAGCTTCACATAGGATCAGGTGGTATGGAGATttaatcatcaaaaaaataaaagatcaaTCAGGTTATATTGAGCACTTGataacttaaaaaatcaaattttctaacACAGCTTTTCTCATATTTTGAATCCTAGAAAGGAAAGTTATTCAAGCTCAACTACCACCAGCTCAAGAAGCTCACTCAAAATAGATCATGAGCAGTACGAGTGAGCTTGATGCAAATTGAACCCATTGATGCATGCCACATCCTACTGGTGAGACCATGGTAATATGACAATGACACAATCCATCACATTAGAGCCAATAATAATTCATTCCGATAGAGTAACAAAAACTATACCTTGCAGCCTCTCAAGGAAGAAGTCACTAATTCCTCTAAATTCAgtaaggttttctttttattaagaATCAATTCAGTAAGGTTAATGGCTTCTTGTCACAGCAAAGTTTGAAGCAGAGACACATATGGGATTTATGTATGCCTCAGTTTCCGAAGTTCGAAAAAAAGTCCAGCTTTAGACTTTGATGATGCTCTCCTTGAGATTCAGTAACCCTTAAAGTACTACAAGAAGCTAGCTGGTGATTAATTACTGCAATGTTTGCCAGCATTT
This genomic window contains:
- the LOC126695410 gene encoding geranylgeranyl transferase type-2 subunit beta 2-like, which translates into the protein MEHLRMNGAYWGMTTLDLLGKLDTVDVEEVVSWVMKCQHESGGFGGNIGHDPHVLYTLSAVQVLALFDKLNVLDIDKVTNYIAGLQNEDGSFSGDIWGEVDTRFSYIAMCCLSILHRFNKINVEKAVSYIVSCKNLDGGFGCSPGGESHAGQIFCCVGALAITRSLHRIDKDLLGWWLCEWQVKSGGLNGRPEKLPDVCYSWWVLSSLIMKDRVHWINKEKLVEFILDCQDMENGGISDRPDDAVDVYHTYFGVADKHFIARNHNLVNFKDLNRILKFKIFLHKDGQLRATHVILGYTLVSTCFQSLKHVSKDRRSC